From the genome of Cryptococcus neoformans var. grubii H99 chromosome 11, complete sequence:
AGAACAACATGGCTGGTGCCGGCGCTGGTAGCACCATGCACTTCCGTCCCGATATGCACCCGGAGATGTCTAGCCTTCGTTCCAAGTCTGTCGATAACCTCTCTGCTGCTGGTCGAAGCTCTGTTGTCATGCCTGATGGTCAAGTCCGTCAATCCCGTATTTCATTCGCCGAACAAGCCCGTCCCGACCGTGTGTCCCGTGCGTCCTTTGGCGGTGACATTCGTCCCAACAAATCTTCCTCGCTCTTCCGTCTTCCCGGCGCTTCCAAGTCTGCCAACGACCTCACCGTCTCTACCAACCAAAGGTCTGCGGCCTACGCCACCGGCTCAGCCCttgatgacgaagaggagcaCATCAGCAtatctccttctcagcaAGAGGGCCCTCTTGGTTTCGCCGAGGCTGATATGAGGCGCGTTGCGCAAGGTCAGCGAACTGGACGAAGGAGTTTATTGTCTTTGGGCGGCGGTCGGGACAACAAGCGCCAGTCTGTTGCATCTGCTTTGTCTGGTGATGACTTTAGGTCTGCCGCTTCCGCTCGTGGAAGTGTTGACGAGCTTCGAGATATGGAGAACATGGTCCTCCATCGACGATCCATGATGTCGCAAGCTTCTCCATCACCCAACTTTGGAGCCGCCTACGATGCTGACGCCGTCGAGTCCCTCCAAGACCCCGAGCCCATGTCGATGCCCCTTCCGTCCCCCATTCCCGCTGGTCAAGACCCTGACCAAGCACTCGCCATGTACGCTGCTCAGCGCGCCAACGCCATGTCCCCtaccaacaacaacaacaacaacaactccCCCCCGAACCCATCACGCTCAAACTCCGTCATGAAgatccccttcttctccaaaaaatccgcctcttccaacaaCTTTTCTGGCTCCGCTCCTAGCGCCGCCGCCAACTCTGAGCAAGGGGAAGTACCCACCATGGGCCCTCCagtggagatgaggagctATGTTCATTTGAACTCTGGCACAGTTAGTGCGGATGTGGTGAATGCCCTTCCTAAGCCTGGACCTCCTGTGACTACTAGGGCGAGTGGGGCGAGCGACGTTAGCAAGTACAGTGAGGAGGAGACCAAGTAGAGCTTTCCCCGCTGTGTTGCGTTGTGTCGGGAGGTGTGAACATGTGAATGAGCGCGGAGGAGAGTCAACTGTATCCACCAATCgttttttcctttcttttgtttcttttttattCGATAAGCCTTCGAATGCCaaaagccaaaaaaaaaaaaaaaaatcaaagCGAAATGGACTTTTTTACTCTGTGAATACTTTTTATAACAATACCAACAGTCTTGTCgacttttttcttttcgttTCCAGTACTTATAGTCATTGCCCTTCGAAGCGTGGGTATCAAGAATATCGCTCGTCCGCTCTTTGTGTCTTTTCTCCCCACTCGATATCTACTTGTTTTCTCCCTCGTCGCTGGCGTTAACCCATTATTATAAGTTCCAGGTCTTCTTCATATCGTAAAGGGTTTGAGTATAGTTTTTTTTCCTTAGTTAAACAAGTTATATTTTTAAGCTTGCTTGGATTGAGCAACGTTTTCCTATGAATACGGAATGGAAAGTAtttaattttttttaaaCTTGGATTTACAGTCGCAGATGACTTTGTGCATGATATGACTATATAAATTACTAATAAAGTATTGTGGTATCCTATCGAATTATAAACGCTTTCAACAGTAAATATGCTTTGTACTAAGAACACAGAAAAGTCCGTCCCATCCGTCCTTAATTAGAAGGGTGGGGTTAAAAGGTATATGGAACTCATATGATTACTTTGAACATACACAGATTTAAAGACCTTTTTTGAACTTTTTGCGAATGCCCGTTTCTCTCTCGTACCATGCTTTGTGAGGAACCTAACTCGTTGCTTTCTTAgccatcctctctttcgGCCTGACTGACTAATGCTttgactcttcttcttcttcttctcaatgGTCGTTCCAATGGGGTTTAACGATACACATATTAAACAATCTTGCCTTTTCGCAATCACAAACAAACacgagaaaagaaaagaaaaaaaggccTTGCCTGCCGGCGCCCTCCATGGAGAACTGCTTAGACCAAAACAGCCGCCATTAAACCTACCAGCCCAACTCCCACGCCATAGACCACCTTTTCCCCAGCACCCGAGGCTGCTCCAGAGCTTGTAGCAGCATCGGCCGTGCTAGCCGCGCTGGTCGCTGCCGATGACGATGCTccagaggatgaggatgaagaagatgtggtGGAGACGATAGATGTGATAGCGCTAGTGTTGATGTTGGTGGGTGTGGAGGGTATGGTGCTGTTAGTGCCGTTGGTGAAACCCGTGGTAGAGGCGTTGCCAGGCATGGTGATTGTGGCgggagggagagtgacGGGGTTGGATGATGCAGAGGCGCATTGGTTGATGAAGGCTATAAGGCACGTGGAAAGTGAGCGTTGAGCATTTGAGTATGAGGGCATTGAAGATTAAAATGTAGGTAAAAGAGAGAGATAcgggaggaaaggaaggaggaggagggagagaagacgTACTGTCAAGCATTGCTTGGTAGGTTGATTGATTGCCGATAGTAGGATCCATAGCGAGAGCGCATTGTAAACATGACCGGTAGCTCTGCTCCACGTCTATAGTACATAAACATGTCGTATTGAGTGTTGTGCCAACGCTGCAAGACTGTAgaggaaagatgatggacGGTAGTGCCTATGATGTCAGTTTCTgaacttttttttttcaattGCAGATGAGATGGGACGGATTGTTGCTTTTGGATAAGAACGTACGGAAAGGGCATCACCGATAACCTGACAAGCGCTGGAACAATTTCCTGGGAAAGCGCCTGTTGACGAAGCATCAATTGAAGTCGTAGTAGCTGTCGTACTCGAGTCTGCGtcggatgacgaggatgcGGCGGATGAAGTGAATGAAGTTTCCGAGCTGGTGGCGGAAGGGGGTTCAGGAGGGGAGGTTTGGATAGTGTAGTCTGATGCGGTTGCTGAAGAGTCCTGGGCGAGAGCTAATGGAGCAGGAGAGTGAGTGTCAGTAGGTGACgggtggagggggagaaATCGGTGCGGGAGACGGCACTGACCGCAGCCTGCTAAAGAGAGGACGAATAGGATCGGGCCAGCGCGGACCATGACTGTCTGGCGAAGGCGGGTGGACGGGGGAGTATTAGAGATGGGCTATATGTATACCGCGAGGGGGGCAGCTTTGCTTGGGGTTATGCGAAAGGTGGCAAATGAAATATCCTGCACGGCTGGAATTAAACAAAATACCGAATGAGTGACGACGGATTGACGGTCGAAACTCGGACCTCGCCGACTACGGAACGAGGAACAACACCAACAACAGCTGCGAGTTGCATCATCGCCACATCGAAGCCGTGAGCTAAGACTTTACGTTGGCTACTACTGTATATGCATCTCACGTTTCTTGCCCTTTGGATTCTGAACTGCGAAATGGATGTGGAGGTTGCACAGATGCATAGCATGTAGCATGCCCGCCGGCCAAGTAACTggttttctcttcttcgccggTGGAGGTGAGTGGATAGTGGTGGAGGGCTCAAGAAGGGATTCAAGTAAAATAAAAGGTcggaagggagagaggcAGGGATGAGTATCGAGTGGAGAATaatggaaggtggagaatAGCAGAGGTGGATATAGTGGAGGGCGGAGGATAGTGGAGGGCAGTGAGGCAGAGTTGAAAGATgagcagaggaagacaCGCAGCATGGATGGTGGTTGATGAGACGGGCGACGTCGCTTGCTGACGACGCCTTCATTCaaaagggcaagatggTGATGCTTCTCTGCGCCGATTTTCGTATATCAAAGAGTTGCTATTTAGACTGCATAGAGTCTTGAAAGCATCGCAGTACTTGCCCAGAGATCTGTTGTGGTTCAACTGTTCTACTTGCTGTATGTGATGATTCAAGGTTGTTGTCGTTGCGCGTCCGCCAATGGCGGGATGGTAGCCAGAAAAGAAGACATGTATGTGCTTAATTGACATATTTCTTGTTGGGATCTAACAACAATTTACTTGGTGATAGTCATGAAGCACTACTTGTGGCATGCATACAAATGAAGCTGCTAGGCGATAGAGTACAGCCCATCAGGCAATAACAAATAGCAAAATCGGCATTGATAAATAATCAATTATTGGGAGGGGCTCGAGATTTTCACCGTCATAACTTGAAGCGCCAACATGGCGCGTCATTTCAATCGGCGATTTGTTGACTTTGAGCACACCTCCGTCTTCTAAGCTCTTTCCTTAAAAGAATCATTCAGGCGGCTGCTGGGGTAAGCACAGCGGGCTGAAGAGCAATTTGTTGACAACATCTACAGTTAGCCACTTGCTCTGAATGAACATTCGGTAACCATCCACAGCTATCACAGTTCCTCGACCTCGAGGAATCATTTTGTAAACAAATTCATATaatccttcatcatcccttCGTCTCCCCGTCCCCCAGGGAGCTGGAACAGCATCATGCTATTATCAAGGACCATATGGATATGGCTGGctccttgcctttgcctGTCGAATTTACTAGGCGTATGGGGTATGACCGATGCTCGAAGGATACAGCTTCGTGGCGAGACTGCCGCCCTGTTCAGACATGGATACGAAGGATATATAAAGTATGCGTATCCTGCGGTAAGCTCTCTCGTCATTTTATGCCTCTTTGTTTGCAAAAAAATAATTGATCACACAGGATGAACTTCGCCCATTATCATGTGCACCACTACGTCGATCAAAGAATGCAGCCGATTTTGGCATCAACGACCTCCACGCCAACGTTtccctcaccctcctcgacgtcctctcctccttacCCCTCTTACATCCACACGCTCTCCCTTCTGCGCTAGAGCGTATAACAACCCAAGTATCATTCGACCAAGATGTGAAAGTACAAGTATTCGAAATGACCATCCGTGCTCTGGGAGGGTTATTGTCGATGTATCAGTATCTTGATGATTTACCGGATTCGCCTTACGAGCAAGCGAGAGTGCTTGGGGTAgtgagagaaagaaaggaagggtgGTTAGGCCTAGGGCTGGGAGCTCAGGAAAAAGTGGATAAGGTGGATGTGAAAAAGTATAAGCTGAAGATTTTGGAGTTGGCGGAAGATTTGGGGAGGAGAATGTTGCCGGCGTTCAACACGAAGACGGGGTTACCGTATGCGCGGGTGAATTTGAAGCGTGGGATCGAGAAGGGTGAGAGTGCGGAGACGTGTGAGTCTTAGGGGTCCCGGACCTTGGAATGCTGGACGAGTTTTGGAGGACTGATTCCAtcttttattattattattattttgGGTTGAAAGGTACGGCAGGAGCGGGCAGTCTTATCCTCGAgttctcccttctctctaGATTGACAGGCGACCAACGTTACGAAGTTTGTTCAACCaactttcttcctcatgGAATGATCAAGGTGCAAAATGCTGACGTTTGAGCGGCTGCTTGTAGCAACTAGCCCGGAACGCTTACTACTCGATATGGAATCGTCGTTCGGATAATAATCTATTAGGCAACACGATAGGAGCCACGCACGGCCATTGGCTCATGCCTGGTTTGAGTGGAGTTGGAGCAGGGATGGATAGCTTCTTTGAGTATGGAGTCAAGGCTGGTATCATGCTCGGTGAGCTCAAAAACTCAAAAccaggaggagcaggacTGATAGGGAATCTTTATAGGTGATGACTCGTTTTACGACATATTTTATGACTCGTATGCTGCTATTCAAACCCATGTCCGAACGCCTGATGGCTTTATCGTAAGTTCTTTGTTTTCGTCGGCTGATCGAGCGTATGATTAACAATTGGGATATATATAAAAATAGTACCGACCTATCCATactcgtcttctccaaaTCCCAAGCCCAACAACGATCGATTCCCTCTCTGCCTTTCTACCCGCCATCCAAGTCCTCGCAGGTGATATCCCTTCGGCTATCAGATCACATCTCGTTTTCTGGAATCTATGGAGAAAGTTTGGAGCTCTGCCTGAGAGTTGGCGGTGGCAGGAGAGGCGGATAGAGTGGGCTGGATGGCCTGGGAGGCCAGAGTTTATAGAGTCGACTTATTATCTGTATCAGGTCGGTCATTTCAAGTTCAAAATTTATAAATAagatgctgatgatttGACCACCACCGGTTTAGGCAACAAAAGATCCGTTCTACTTGAGGGTTGGTGAGCGGGTTTTAAAAGACTTGGCAAGGCGAACCAAAACGTCCTGCGGGTTTGCTACCATCAAGAACGTCTTGACGAGCGAGGTATGGCCGTTTAAGAGCTAATCTAATTCTTATCGCTTACCCTTTTAATAGCTGGAAGACAGGATGGAGAGCTTTATGCTTTCAGAAACCCTCAAGGTCAGTTTCCCCTCACCACACCGCGTTGCCGCCAAACTGACCTTATCTGATAGTACCTCTACCTTTTATTCTCTGATACACCCTTCCCAAATCAGAATAAAGTTTTCACCACTGAAGGCCACCCACTGTACATACCACAGCCTCTTCTGCAGCCTAGCACAAATGCGAGAAAGTCATTGCACAAGGGTGAATGGCTCATGTGCCCGGCGTATCAAAGTCCTTTCGCTACTGGAGGCATCGACTTTCGTGGAATGGACAGGGTTGGGAACCGGGAGGAGAAACTTGGGATAACAGTCGGGATTGAAGGCACGTCAGAGTATGAATACGCGAGAGCACTCGTCTTTGGttggggagaggaagggttGAAGGTAGAAGATCAAAAAAGAATGTGGTTTGATGGTGGGGTATGTAGTATCCAGGAAGTCCCCAAATTCGTAAGTCATTCACACATACCCCAACGGCTTGTAATGCCGTGATCTTACAGAAAAAAATTACAGGCATTCGATATCGTTTTAACGCCTACGTCCAACGAGACGCTCTCTGAGGATCCATCTCCAGGACCTGATAAGGTGTATCAAAATACGACGACGGGTGATTATGTCATCAGCAATATCACGGGAATCCGTCTGGGAGTGAGATGGAGACTGGACGGGCAAGGGTATGATGTATCGAGCAGTAAGTCCTTCGTTGACCATGGTCTGGCTGTTTGGTTCATCACTCATCGATATGAAGTCGGTCCACATAGGGTTAGGACTGGCCAGCAGGTCACAGTCATCGACTCTTCCATGCAAAATCATTTCCCTCTACCTTCCCTTGCTCCAGGTCCTCCTCAACCCGAATATGAACCCACTGAAGTTATCCTTCgcttcgtcttcctctcccccgTGGTTGTCAAGGATAAACATCTAGAAGCTAGTACAGTCTTTCTCCACGCTTTAGGAGCGACGGCGACATTCGGAAAGGATTTTGGGGCGTCTGCAACGTCCCCCAGCATGGAAGACCAGCCAGGATGGCAACTCGGCGGAGGTGCGCTGCCGATTCTCGTCCCCCCCAACCCTTCCGACGGCTGTTCACTCTTAACCCTGTCAACTCCTGAACATCcgttcatcctcctcctcgatAGGGGAAATTGCACCTTCGTCGAGAAAGCGCAAAACGCAGAGACAATAGGTGCAAGCGGATTGTTAATTGTTGGGTACCCTCACCCGCCTGAAGAAGGTGTAACAGAAGGTGATCAGACGGTATACGCTGTTCCGGAGGAAGGCTTGGTACGGCCCTCTGCTGAGCCGAACGAGGCGGAGGGATTGGATAATATGGGAATAGTGTATATGGAGTATCTCGTGGGAGAGCTGGTTCGCAATGCGAGTCAAAAAGGTGAAATAGGGGCGGCGATCATGAGGATCGAAGGTGTAGGTGAGGAAGCAGCTAGAAGCAGTGGATTCCCACAGGCTGGATCGGGGGCGACAAAGAAGCATTGGACAAGCGATTCGCGGACTAGGGAAGGTAGGTTGGCAGTTGGAGATTGGGAAATTTGTAATCTAGTGGTGGTAGATACTTCTGTATAATAGCAGCATCATTAAAAGCACTATACATTGCATTTGCATCATTGCGATCGTTATTGCAGCGGACTTGGGCTTGACGAGAGCATGGCAAAAAGGGCATAATATGGGCTCGTTGCTGGATTATTGTCATCATTTACTCGTGCATGACAGCGTTTCAGTCATTCAGGAAGATCGTGTACGCAGGCATGAGGCGGAAAATAAAACTGTCTATGGATTCGGAAATAAAAACCTTCAAAATAATTACTGCTACCGTCTGAAAAACTCGTTCTAAAAGTAATTGATAGTGTTACAAGCTTCTAAGATGCACCTTGAGGTCCGTGTGAGGTTTATACCAATGAGGGGTATCAAGAAATATGCTTTTTAACCATGAGAAAGAGATACAAAATAACTAAACATTGGGTTTATGAGGTCCTCAGAGTAGATTGTGCGGTTGAAGGGTAGGGGCAGCAAAGGAGGCAGGCAAAGACTCGGCTGATCCAGGCCCGGGGAAATATCAGTGTAATTGCGATGAGATCTTCTGAAAGTGTGATTCACCCTTTAAATATCCACCTCGCTCCCAATTGCCTTGCTGATACACCTCAGCTGCTCGCTTCTCTGAGCTCTCCAACCCCTCCAAAATTGCACGAACGCGGGAGAAGTCTATAACAGCTGTTAGCCAGGCTCGACATATGGTACGTGCGCACTTACCCAGAGGTTTCAACAACCATCCGTCAAAGTTCTCTGCCAAGTTCGCCCTATCATCCTCGTATAAACTCGCTGAGACGGCAAAGATGGGGGTTCGTCCATCGACCTTAAATGGTTCAATATCATCTGGTTGGGGAGTTCTGGCTTCTAGTTCACGAATTTCCTTTGCAGACGTTCGACCATCCATGATGGGCATCCTAGATGCCATGTCAGTACGCACAAGAATGAGCAATGATGCCCACCCACTGTATATCCATCAAGATGGCATCGATGTCTCTGTCCTTCTCCAATTGGTCCACCGCCTCTTGTCCATTTGTAACAGCCACAACGGCATGCTTGTCCATTTTTAATCTCTTCTGCAAGATTTGCGAATTGATCGGATCGTCTTCAACTACCATTATTCTCATCACTGTCTTGCCATTTGGCCCCTTTTTGTTGCGCTTAGGAACTTGAACAGAGCTTGACGATGGTCGAGAAAAGGCCGGGGATTGActagaggaagaggtcTTGCTAGAAATGGTATTATGGAGGGATGTGGGCCGTTTGGAGGACCCAACGGCGGTGAATCGTGGCTTTTTCGGCTTTGGAGACTTCACATGCTGGTCTTCACTGTTAACCTTAGTAGCCCGGATTGGGTAACTCGAATCTGTCACTGGGAACGTTCCCAGTCTATTCATCCTTTCTTGAGCTTCTAACAATCGcggatcatcatcacctaCTGGTGCAGGTAAATGACTACCGCCAAAATCTTGAACGAAGGATTCAATTTCAGGTACCCCAGAGCCATCAGAACGAAGAGACACAACTGAGTCGGACTTGGAACCAGAGCTCCCTGTGCGAGTTCGCAACTGACTCGAATTCGTGTTACGAGAATTGAGAGAGGATTGGCGTGAACCTGGCCGTCCGCTTGGGTGCGAAACCATAGGAAGGTTGAAGTAGAACCTGGTTCCAACGCCAACCTCTGATTCAGCACGGAGCTGACCCTCGAGTTGCTCCACAATACGCGCTACGACTGCAAGACCAAGGCCGACGCCGGTGTTTTTCTGCAAAGGTTCGGCACCTTCGAGAGTGACAAACATCTCCTCTAACTGAACTGTGGGAATACCGCAACCAGAGTCGCTGACCACGATCTCGATCGTAACTGTGTTCCCTTCCTTAGACTCCACGAGACTCGCCTCCTTGCTAGACTCTTCATCAGGAGGTCGTTGAATACCGCAATACACCTCAATGAATCCCTTTTCAGTAAACTTGACAGAGTTGGCCACGAGGTTGGAAATGACGGTCCTGATTTTGCGAGAGTCACCAACAACATACTGAGGGAGATCTTCGGCCATGTTGACACGAAATTCAAGCCCTCGTCGGGCAACTTCTGTTTGGTACAATCGAACAGCGTCGGAAATGGACTGCCGGATGTCGAAGGGATCGTTGAAAGCGGTCTCGTTACCTGTCTCTATACGAGTCAAATCAAGCAAGTCATGAACGTGGAATAATAATGCTCTTGAGGCTTGGTGACTGTTTTCCAACATCTTACGTACGTCGCCATCAATATTCCCAGCCAAAGCCAACTCGAGCGTGTTGATGATCTGACTGAGAGGAGTTCGTACAGCATGACTTGTATTGGAGAGCAAGATCGCCGTAAGCTGATTGGAGGCCATGGCTGTTTGCTTTTCTCGCCAAACTTGGATGAACTTTCCATAGATCAACGCGAGAACCCCCGCACTCTCCAGCTGATCGTCTGTCCATGCTCGACTGCAGCCAGTGACCGTTTCCGTCCAAGCCTTGAATGACTTCCGCGGCTCGAGACTCGCCTCTTCGCTAGCCTTACCATCCTTGTAAGGTTTACCAGCCCACTGAACCTCTCGAACTTGGCCTTTGCGCAAGAAAACAATAAAGTCCTGTCCAGCTTTGGCAGTGAGAGGGACGTAGAGGAGACCGGCAATGGTGTCAGAAGCTCGAGGAAGGATAAGATCAGGAAAGTCGCGTTggatagaagaagatgcttTGAGGTTGCTGGGTGACATTAGTACTGCCTAATTTCTTCGGAACATTTAAGACTTACTCAAATCGCATGATACGCAGGTATTCGGCAATAGCCAGCATCGCTTGACCTTGCTCGTTACTACTACCATGAGTGTCTAATCATGCGTTCAACTGCATTTTACTCACTTTCCAAGGAGCTTGCACCCGTCACCAATGACCAATAAACCTGCATCCGCCCCAAAGATCTGCAGTAAATCGCCTGCGTTGGAGATGATATAACCCGTAGGGTGGGACCGATCGGGGACAGTGGATATCTACGAATCATCAGCAAGAATTATCTCAATAACCGCAAGTGAACTCGCAAGCTTTCTAGTGTGCAGTCTCTGAGCATAACTCAA
Proteins encoded in this window:
- a CDS encoding carbohydrate binding protein; this encodes MLLSRTIWIWLAPCLCLSNLLGVWGMTDARRIQLRGETAALFRHGYEGYIKYAYPADELRPLSCAPLRRSKNAADFGINDLHANVSLTLLDVLSSLPLLHPHALPSALERITTQVSFDQDVKVQVFEMTIRALGGLLSMYQYLDDLPDSPYEQARVLGVVRERKEGWLGLGLGAQEKVDKVDVKKYKLKILELAEDLGRRMLPAFNTKTGLPYARVNLKRGIEKGESAETCTAGAGSLILEFSLLSRLTGDQRYEQLARNAYYSIWNRRSDNNLLGNTIGATHGHWLMPGLSGVGAGMDSFFEYGVKAGIMLGDDSFYDIFYDSYAAIQTHVRTPDGFIYRPIHTRLLQIPSPTTIDSLSAFLPAIQVLAGDIPSAIRSHLVFWNLWRKFGALPESWRWQERRIEWAGWPGRPEFIESTYYLYQATKDPFYLRVGERVLKDLARRTKTSCGFATIKNVLTSELEDRMESFMLSETLKYLYLLFSDTPFPNQNKVFTTEGHPLYIPQPLLQPSTNARKSLHKGEWLMCPAYQSPFATGGIDFRGMDRVGNREEKLGITVGIEGTSEYEYARALVFGWGEEGLKVEDQKRMWFDGGVCSIQEVPKFAFDIVLTPTSNETLSEDPSPGPDKVYQNTTTGDYVISNITGIRLGVRWRLDGQGYDVSSIGPHRVRTGQQVTVIDSSMQNHFPLPSLAPGPPQPEYEPTEVILRFVFLSPVVVKDKHLEASTVFLHALGATATFGKDFGASATSPSMEDQPGWQLGGGALPILVPPNPSDGCSLLTLSTPEHPFILLLDRGNCTFVEKAQNAETIGASGLLIVGYPHPPEEGVTEGDQTVYAVPEEGLVRPSAEPNEAEGLDNMGIVYMEYLVGELVRNASQKGEIGAAIMRIEGVGEEAARSSGFPQAGSGATKKHWTSDSRTREGRLAVGDWEICNLVVVDTSV